From one Dysidea avara chromosome 9, odDysAvar1.4, whole genome shotgun sequence genomic stretch:
- the LOC136265871 gene encoding uncharacterized protein has translation MEVEEDALYYITEATLEEDDGDDEQAYQEVVVDSASSSDQDEDWEAIVKRVKSKKSRSINLITEPAVRASTTSIEPTLTQRSEVVDDFVRNFLLRMGMLRTLNCFQTEWYEMAQTGKLRKSADNPSLPDVYSQNRQLDKEIEMLKAETEGFKEAAKIAKEKYVKMKKERDYHRMHHRQTLQEKNRLIIDIKRLRKHYASYEPAMQQLKQKYETATREKMLARLERDKTITELNNLQSTLACLQPLSDNTSNPQPVPVVTATIPVTPAREPVTHDTDSVRKPAEPVNEVLPTMAGKTKKEFSFPHNQANPYLTYSALPMCAHLTRTGGFKMTNSFQAHECGVSRLCYHPTKPLAVSCSDDHTWKLWNIPGGELLMTGEGHKDWLGDADFHNSGLYLATCSGDGTVKIWDFTKNQCMLTLSEHIQPVWGCSWHSTANILASSSMDQTIRVWDVTSKHCVLTLRGHADSVNSVQFLPYSSVLCSCSADRTVSLWDCRTGLCCHTFYGHEHSCNYATVNIKGDTIASGDSFGHAYLWDTRGQTEAMTTMQFGSYSLNQLTFDPNRTLLALASNDGTIKMHTIDSQKTDQLEGHNEAVQTVIFDQRSAMMISGSSDGVVAIWE, from the exons ATGGAGGTCGAAGAAGACGCACTGTATTATATCACAG AGGCTACGCTAGAAGAAGACGATGGAGACGACGAGCAAGCTTATCAAGAAGTGGTGGTGGATAGTGCGTCGTCGTCAGACCAAGATGAAGACTGGGAGGCTATTGTGAAGCGAGTGAAGAGCAAGAAATCACGTAGCATA AACCTAATAACAGAACCTGCTGTTCGTGCTTCCACTACATCCATTGAACCTACATTGACTCAG CGTTCTGAGGTGGTTGATGATTTTGTGAGAAACTTTTTATTGCGTATGGGGATGTTACGCACTTTAAACTGCTTCCAAACTGAATGGTATGAGATGGCTCAAACTGGAAAACTGAGGAAGTCTGCAGACAATCCATCTCTTCCTGATGTTTATTCACA GAATCGTCAATTGGATAAGGAAATAGAAATGTTAAAGGCTGAAACAGAAGGTTTCAAAGAAGCTGCAAA AATAGCAAAAGAAAAATATGTTAAAATGAAAAAAGAAAGGGATTACCATAGGATGCACCACAGGCAGACACTTCAGGAAAAGAACAGGCTTATAATTGATATTAAAAG ATTGAGGAAACATTATGCTTCTTATGAACCAGCTATGCAACAACTGAAGCAGAAATATGAG ACTGCCACTAGAGAAAAGATGCTAGCTAGACTTGAACGAGACAAGACCATAACTGAG TTGAATAATCTCCAGTCTACGTTAGCCTGTCTTCAGCCATTATCTGATAATACTAGCAACCCACAACCAGTTCCTGTGGTCACGGCTACCATTCCTGTGACTCCTGCACGAGAACCTGTTACACATGATACTGATAGTGTTAGAAAACCTGCTGAGCCTGTTAATGAAGTTCTACCTACTATGGCTGGGAAAACAAAGAAG GAATTTTCTTTCCCACATAACCAAGCCAATCCTTATTTGACTTATTCAGCACTGCCAATGTGTGCTCATTTAACAAGAACTGGAGGATTTAAGATGACTAACTCCTTTCAGGCCCATGAGTGTGGTGTCAGCAG ATTATGTTACCATCCTACCAAGCCACTTGCTGTCTCATGTAGTGATGACCATACATGGAAATTATGGAATATCCCAGG TGGTGAATTATTGATGACTGGAGAGGGACACAAGGATTGGCTAGGAGATGCAGACTttcataatag TGGACTATATCTGGCCACATGTTCTGGTGATGGTACCGTTAAAATATGGGACTTCACTAAGAACCAGTGTATGCTCACATTATCAGAACATATACAACCTG TGTGGGGATGTTCTTGGCACTCAACTGCTAACATACTGGCATCATCATCAATGGATCAGACTATACGTGTGTGGGATGTGACTAG CAAGCATTGTGTACTGACGCTACGAGGACATGCTGATTCAGTGAACAGTGTTCAGTTCCTACCTTACTccagtgtgttgtgtagttgtTCTGCTGATAGGACTGTGTCATTGTGGGACTGTAGAACT GGTTTATGCTGCCATACTTTCTATGGCCACGAACACTCCTGCAATTATGCCACAGTTAATATAAAG GGTGACACTATTGCTTCTGGTGACTCATTTGGACATGCCTACCTATGGGATACTAGGGGACAAACTGAAGCAATGACTACTATGCAGTTTGGATCATATTCACTGAACCAATTAACATTTGATCCTAACA GAACATTATTAGCTTTAGCAAGTAATGATGGTACCATCAAGATGCATACAATAGATTCCCAAAAG ACTGATCAACTAGAGGGACACAATGAAGCAGTACAGACGGTGATATTTGATCAACGTAGTGCCATGATGATATCTGGATCATCTGATGGAGTGGTAGCAATATGGGAATAA
- the LOC136267513 gene encoding uncharacterized protein, producing MSLRAEIHAFSSWSSVKLSPVMTTDNILHSITQGNTMKIFLESVTGECPKRLGSLDGLTESQKVTRSEWFISALKNKEKIPPMLRVNLEMFAKGSKTHVLTVLWQLVCNDIKSMWKFSRVMQSNNDIIVLAEPFVLGPHTIYRSDEISLFHLDKDGMSITRKLKKKSTYSYSQYLKRMITSQLESTGEPGCQDIIQSWDDLLNNRIWCGLINSFLPGTFTTEVLLNDRWSINLALKVATKMFKINCLVDSEDLSQGDSSAISAFLTWFFLCGFQLRQAMAVVRRMTYLQEKITDLKKKYSAWQDSQDSTKLEVCDIIKRKELETSMESTEKEIDWLSRVYDIEACTIWKEEALEEQEKVRRVITQKMKDRFDIITLTRYLIFIDQPFKALVQSLYRPRQSDPDPLILYQSGIILHYMQF from the exons ATGTCCCTAAGGGCGGAGATACATGCATTCAGCTCCTGGAGCAGTGTGAAATTATCCCCAGTCATGACCActgataatattctgcattctATCACACAAGGGAACACTATGAAAATATTTCTAGAAA GTGTAACTGGTGAGTGTCCAAAGAGATTAGGATCACTTGATGG ACTTACAGAATCTCAGAAAGTAACACGGTCCGAGTGGTTTATTAGTGCACTGAAAAACAA GGAGAAGATACCTCCAATGCTTAGGGTTAATTTGGAAATGTTTGCAAAGGGATCTAAAACACAC GTACTAACTGTGCTGTGGCAACTAGTATGCAACGACATCAAGTCCATGTGGAAATTTTCTCGGGTCATGCAAAGCAATAATGATATCATAGTGTTAGCAGAGCCATTTGTG TTGGGGCCACATACAATATACAGATCTGATGAAATATCACTCTTTCATTTGGACAAAGACGGGATGTCAATTACAAGAAAGCTTAAGAAAAA ATCCACATATTCATATTCCCAGTATCTCAAGAGAATGATCACTTCACAATTGGAG AGTACAGGGGAGCCAGGTTGTCAAGATATAATACAA TCTTGGGATGATTTACTAAATAACAG GATTTGGTGTGGACTGATCAATTCTTTCTTACCAGGAACTTTCACTACTGAAGTACTACTCAATGACAG ATGGTCAATTAATCTTGCTCTCAAAGTTGCCACTAAAATGTTCAAGATTAACTGTTTGGTAGATTCTGAAGATCTCAGCCAG GGTGACTCATCAGCTATATCAGCATTTCTTACCTGGTTCTTTTTGTGTGGCTTTCAGTTACGGCAAGCCATGGCAGTTGTCAGGAGAATG ACTTACCTGCAAGAGAAGATCACTGATTTAAAGAAGAAATATTCTGCATGGCAAGATTCTCAGGATAGTACCAAACTAGAAGTGTGTGACATCATAAA GCGGAAGGAGTTAGAAACAAGTATGGAGTCTACAGAGAAAG AGATTGACTGGCTGTCTAGAGTATATGATATTGAAGCATGTACCATATGGAAAGAAGAAGCATTGGAAGAGCAAGAAAAA GTAAGAAGAGTTATTACTCAAAAAATGAAGGACAGATTTGATATAATTACATTAACAAGGTATTTGATATTCATTGATCAGCCCTTTAAGGCCCTAGTACAATCACTTTACAGACCTAGACAATCAGATCCTGATCCGTTAATACTATATCAATCTGGCATTATACTACATTATATGCAGTTCTAG
- the LOC136267514 gene encoding ankyrin-1-like encodes MLTALKHYVCSHNIKTFLPVPVFVWFQSLTGGNGFYLSDTKERWWPERKIVIRDTQTGEFMDDFSASSTDRALATCREILGLPANELVEVIPAKYPRYELYFESASRNKTMKGGSKFLYQVVPGTTEQCQRLLIRSAKIADLDTIQKLVVFFKSTPSFINCQDPSTGNTALHIASRCGHLEVAEYLLQNNAGVNSVNMVGCTPLFLAAESIHKDMCQLLLEWNADLQHRNRQSKTVIEVTRNVNLRELLQSKDTEYSTLRRALINGNVSELLGLLKNHSSDKQFLINLQSRVCKGNTVFHIASKLGNLEAVKLCIDLHIDVNIFNAQGATPLHLTRSLDIIKMLLEAGAAVNATTSKGNTVLHLLCKLVPSLITNNCIELLVNHGALLNVRNKEGFMPVHCTAVAGDCDRLLLLLRLDAQTGDKMREALKEEMVEPRPPSLLYLSIENNHLKLAEMLEKEQLEFKEGEVDRLAALILTLKLPQTKVVSTYQLLLRHGASFNDSACSPLCLAAMQPLYPEFVQLLLDQGADPNMVDSELGSPLFCACKANNPHAALMLLKAGANYTTENSQGLTPFDVIPEHHVWIRSGLFDEEMQSVLSVHKWRKTKHLVSEIERRLHTTRGQY; translated from the exons ATGCTTACAGCATTAAAGCATTATGTTTGTTCACACAACATCAAGACATTTCTGCCAGTTCCAGTTTTTGTTTGGTTTCAGAGTTTGACTGGAGGGAATGGCTTCTACCTAAGCGACACCAAGGAGAGATGGTGGCCTGAAAGAAAGATAGTTATCAGGGACACTCAAACAG GAGAATTTATGGATGATTTTTCAGCATCAAGCACTGATAGAG CTTTAGCTACATGCAGGGAGATATTGGGCCTCCCTGCCAATGAGTTGGTTGAAGTTATTCCTGCTAAGTATCCTCGTTATGAG CTTTACTTTGAAAGTGCCTCTAGAAATAAAACAATGAAGGGTGGATCTAA ATTTTTGTACCAGGTGGTGCCTGGTACTACAGAGCAATGCCAACGACTGCTGATTCGATCAGCTAAAATTGCAGATTTAGACACCATTCAGAAACTG GTTGTGTTTTTCAAATCTACCCCATCGTTTATCAATTGTCAAGATCCTTCAACAGGAAACACAGCCCTCCACATTGCATCTAGATGTGGCCACTTG GAAGTGGCAGAGTATTTACTTCAGAACAATGCTGGTGTGAACAGTGTCAACATGGTCGGCTGTACTCCACTCTTTTTAGCTGCTGAATCAATTCACAAGGATATGTGTCAG CTATTGTTGGAGTGGAATGCTGACCTTCAGCATAGAAACAGACAGAGCAAAACAGTTATTGAAGTCACAAGGAATGTCAATCTTAGAGAACTCCTTCAAT CTAAAGATACTGAATATTCAACATTGCGTAGAGCATTAATCAATGGTAATGTATCAGAACTGCTAGGTCTTCTTAAAAACCATTCATCTGATAAACAATTTCTCATCAACTTACAAAGCAG AGTTTGCAAAGGAAACACTGTATTTCATATTGCATCAAAATTGGGGAACTTGGAAGCTGTGAAG TTGTGTATTGATCTACACATTGATGTCAACATCTTCAATGCTCAAGGTGCTACTCCTTTACACTTGACTAGATCCCTTGATATCATCAAG ATGCTGCTGGAAGCTGGTGCTGCTGTGAATGCTACTACTTCAAAAGGAAACACTGTCCTCCATTTGTTGTGCAAATTGGTTCCTTCATTAATTACCAATAACTGCATTGAGCTACTA GTAAACCATGGAGCACTGCTAAATGTTAGGAATAAGgag GGATTCATGCCTGTTCACTGTACTGCTGTAGCTGGAGATTGTGACAGATTGTTGCTTTTGTTAAGGCTTGATGCCCAAACTGGTGATAAAATGAGGGAGGCACTCAAAGAAGAGATGGTTGAG CCTCGTCCTCCAAGCTTGTTGTATTTATCCATTGAGAACAATCACTTGAAACTTGCTGAAAT GCTGGAAAAAGAACAATTAGAATTtaaggaaggtgaagttgataGACTGGCAGCATTGATATTGACACTTAAGTTACCTCA GACCAAGGTTGTGTCAACATACCAGTTGTTACTCAGACATGGAGCTAGTTTTAATGACAGTGCATGCAG CCCATTGTGCTTGGCAGCAATGCAACCACTGTACCCTGAATTTGTCCAGTTACTGCTTGATCAAGGGGCAGATCCCAACATGGTAGATAGTGAATTAGGAAGTCCACTCTTCTGTGCCTGTAAAGCTAACAACCCTCATGCTGCTCTCATGTTACTAAAAGCAG GGGCAAACTACACTACAGAGAATAGTCAAG GTCTGACTCCATTCGATGTCATACCTGAACATCATGTATGGATCAGGAGTGGATTATTTGATGAGGAAATGCAATCAGTTTTATCAG TACATAAATGGAGGAAAACAAAACACCTGGTGTCAGAAATAGAAAGGAGGTTACACACTACACGAGGACAGTATTAG